One segment of Haliotis asinina isolate JCU_RB_2024 chromosome 12, JCU_Hal_asi_v2, whole genome shotgun sequence DNA contains the following:
- the LOC137257448 gene encoding uncharacterized protein, with product MLVYVMVDMLVYVMVDMLVYVVVDMLVYVMVDMLVYVMVDMLVYVMVDILVYVVVDMLVYVMVDMLVYVMVDMLVYVMVDMLVYVMVDMLVYVMVDMLVYVMIDMLVYVVVDMLVYVMVDMLVYVVVDMLVYVVVDMLVYVMIDMLVYVMVDMLVYVVVDMLVYVMIDMLVYVVVDMLVYVMVDMLVYVMVDMLVYVMVDMLVYVVVDMLVYVMVDMLVYVMVDILVYVVVDMLVYVVVDMLVSVMVDMFIPAM from the coding sequence atgttagtgtatgtgatggtggacatgttagtgtatgtgatggtagacatgttagtgtatgtggtggtggacatgttagtgtatgtgatggtggacatgttagtgtatgtgatggtggacatgttggtgtatgtgatggtggacATATTAGTGTATGTGGTGGTGGACAtgttagtgtatgtgatggtggacatgttagtgtatgtgatggtggacatgttagtgtatgtgatggtggacatgttagtgtatgtgatggtggacatgttagtgtatgtgatggtggacATGTTAGTGTATGTGATGATAGACATGTTAGTGTATGTGGTGGTAGACAtgttagtgtatgtgatggtaGACATGTTAGTGTATGTGGTGGTGGACATGTTAGTGTATGTGGTGGTAGACATGTTAGTGTATGTGATGATAGACAtgttagtgtatgtgatggtggacATGTTAGTGTATGTGGTGGTGGACATGTTAGTGTATGTGATGATAGACATGTTAGTGTATGTGGTGGTAGACAtgttagtgtatgtgatggtagacatgttagtgtatgtgatggtagacatgttagtgtatgtgatggtggacATGTTAGTGTATGTGGTGGTAGACAtgttagtgtatgtgatggtagacatgttggtgtatgtgatggtggacATATTAGTGTATGTGGTGGTGGACATGTTAGTGTATGTGGTGGTAGACATGTTAGTCAGTGTAATGGTAGATATGTTTATTCCTGCAATGTGA